One Vibrio campbellii CAIM 519 = NBRC 15631 = ATCC 25920 genomic window carries:
- the bioC gene encoding malonyl-ACP O-methyltransferase BioC — translation MDNAENMTLESFYQDKEAIASSFGKAAETYDKHAAFQCDVGHRMLDKFPENLTGKRVLDLGCGTGYFSQLFQQRGAEVICGDISQAMLDKAQQRCGIRQMQYQIADAENLPFDDESFDYVFSSLALQWCADLSYPLREIRRVLKVGGTGCFSTLTDGSLYELREAWSKIDTYQHVNNFITHNQVKIALAQSRCHNHHLDLTPITVWYDSAFSVMRDLKGIGANHVSGRSHGLTSRRTLLQVEREYQAFGNDQGLLPASYQVCFGVIVK, via the coding sequence ATGGATAATGCAGAAAATATGACATTGGAAAGCTTTTACCAAGACAAAGAAGCGATTGCCTCTTCGTTTGGAAAAGCAGCAGAAACGTACGACAAACACGCGGCGTTTCAGTGTGATGTTGGACATCGCATGCTTGATAAATTTCCTGAAAACTTAACGGGAAAACGCGTCTTAGATTTGGGGTGTGGTACAGGCTACTTCTCTCAACTGTTCCAACAACGTGGCGCAGAAGTGATTTGCGGCGATATCTCTCAAGCTATGTTAGATAAAGCGCAGCAGCGTTGTGGTATACGGCAAATGCAGTACCAAATAGCTGATGCCGAAAACTTGCCATTTGATGATGAGAGCTTCGATTACGTTTTTTCAAGTTTGGCTTTGCAATGGTGTGCAGATTTAAGTTACCCGTTAAGAGAGATTCGTCGCGTCTTAAAGGTAGGAGGGACGGGGTGTTTCTCAACATTAACCGATGGCTCACTTTATGAGTTGCGAGAGGCGTGGTCAAAAATTGATACATATCAACACGTGAATAACTTTATTACCCACAATCAGGTAAAAATTGCGTTAGCGCAATCTCGGTGCCACAACCATCATCTAGACTTGACCCCCATCACAGTTTGGTACGATTCAGCGTTTTCTGTCATGCGTGATCTTAAAGGCATTGGTGCAAATCACGTAAGCGGGCGCTCACATGGTCTGACGAGTCGTCGCACCTTGTTGCAAGTTGAGCGCGAGTACCAAGCATTTGGAAACGATCAAGGTCTTCTACCTGCAAGTTATCAGGTTTGTTTTGGAGTCATAGTTAAATGA
- the bioD gene encoding dethiobiotin synthase, whose protein sequence is MIDAFFIAGTDTDVGKTVASKAILQALGAKGLNTIGYKPVAAGSDKTAEGWRNSDALHLQKAATLDIAYDDVNPYALELPASPHIAAKHEHVEIKYEVLSEKLAHHKEQSDIVLVEGAGGWRVPVSDTDSLSTWVQQEQLPVVLVVGIKLGCLSHALLTAEIIKADGLNLVGWVANRVNPGTEHYAEIIDMLEDRLDAPKLGEIPYIPSAKRKDLGKFINVEPLLNA, encoded by the coding sequence ATGATTGATGCATTTTTTATTGCTGGTACGGATACTGATGTAGGAAAAACGGTAGCGTCTAAAGCTATTTTACAAGCACTTGGCGCGAAAGGGCTTAACACCATTGGTTACAAGCCAGTGGCTGCGGGAAGCGACAAGACGGCGGAAGGTTGGCGTAACTCGGATGCATTGCACCTTCAGAAAGCGGCAACACTAGATATCGCGTACGACGATGTAAACCCATACGCTTTGGAATTACCCGCCTCTCCTCACATCGCCGCTAAGCACGAACATGTAGAAATTAAATACGAAGTACTGAGCGAAAAATTGGCTCACCATAAAGAGCAATCTGACATTGTTCTTGTGGAAGGTGCTGGTGGTTGGCGTGTGCCTGTATCTGATACAGACAGCCTGTCGACATGGGTACAGCAAGAACAGCTTCCGGTAGTTCTGGTTGTCGGTATCAAGCTGGGGTGTTTGAGCCACGCACTGTTAACGGCAGAGATCATCAAAGCAGATGGTTTGAATCTCGTTGGCTGGGTAGCGAACCGTGTTAACCCAGGCACAGAGCACTATGCAGAGATCATCGATATGCTGGAAGATCGTTTAGATGCTCCAAAACTTGGTGAGATCCCATACATTCCAAGTGCGAAGCGTAAAGATCTAGGCAAATTCATTAACGTTGAGCCGTTGCTAAACGCGTAA
- the bioF gene encoding 8-amino-7-oxononanoate synthase yields the protein MPAFKSRIESALAARKAQGLNRSMNVVFSGNQSILEYEGRRYINFSSNDYLGLANDQALVRAWQQGLSVYGSGSGASPMVTGFSAAHSNLEAALTEWLGYERAILFGSGFSANQALLFTLLEKSDVLIQDRLNHASLMEAGMLSPAKMKRFKHSDIAHLKSLLNSEDNHLVVTEGVFSMDGDCAPLADIAEVTRSYDAWFAVDDAHGIGVLGEFGGGSCELATVKPELLIVTFGKAFGMSGAAILCGHATGDFLTQFARHHVYSTAIPPAQAYALTHAVSMIQEQSWRREKLTELNEVYRDGLQDLDGFVETQTSIKPFMIGESELALQVASACRQNGIWVTAIRPPTVPKGTSRLRITLTANHTNEQVKTLSMALKQALGAL from the coding sequence ATGCCAGCGTTTAAATCTCGTATCGAGTCCGCCCTTGCCGCCCGTAAAGCGCAGGGGCTGAATCGTTCGATGAATGTGGTGTTTTCCGGCAACCAATCGATTTTGGAATACGAAGGCAGACGCTACATCAACTTCTCAAGTAACGACTACTTAGGCTTAGCCAATGATCAAGCGCTTGTTCGTGCTTGGCAACAAGGCTTGAGTGTATACGGCAGCGGTAGTGGTGCCTCTCCAATGGTGACTGGCTTTAGTGCGGCGCACAGTAATTTAGAAGCTGCATTGACCGAGTGGCTGGGTTACGAACGGGCAATCCTGTTTGGTTCTGGGTTCAGTGCCAATCAAGCGTTGTTATTCACCTTGCTAGAAAAATCAGACGTACTCATTCAAGACCGTTTGAATCATGCTTCTTTGATGGAGGCAGGGATGTTGTCGCCAGCTAAAATGAAGCGCTTCAAGCACAGTGACATCGCGCATCTAAAATCGCTGCTGAATAGCGAAGACAATCATCTGGTCGTAACTGAAGGGGTATTCAGTATGGACGGGGATTGTGCACCACTTGCTGATATCGCAGAAGTTACAAGAAGCTACGATGCTTGGTTCGCCGTCGATGATGCACACGGTATTGGCGTTCTTGGTGAATTCGGTGGTGGTTCTTGCGAGCTGGCTACAGTTAAGCCTGAATTGTTGATCGTTACTTTTGGCAAAGCTTTCGGTATGTCCGGCGCGGCTATCTTATGTGGCCACGCAACGGGGGACTTTTTAACTCAGTTTGCTCGTCACCATGTGTATTCCACAGCGATACCGCCAGCACAAGCGTATGCGTTGACTCATGCAGTCTCGATGATTCAAGAGCAGTCTTGGCGACGCGAAAAGCTTACGGAATTAAATGAAGTATATCGAGATGGTCTTCAAGATCTCGACGGTTTTGTCGAAACCCAAACCTCGATTAAGCCCTTTATGATTGGTGAATCTGAACTGGCTTTGCAGGTTGCAAGTGCTTGTCGACAGAACGGCATTTGGGTGACTGCTATTCGTCCACCGACGGTACCTAAAGGAACATCTCGTCTTCGAATTACGCTCACAGCCAATCACACCAATGAGCAAGTTAAAACGCTTTCAATGGCATTGAAGCAAGCATTAGGAGCGCTGTAA
- the bioB gene encoding biotin synthase BioB — MEVRHNWTHAEVRDLMEKPFMDLLFEAQLVHRQYQQTNHVQVSTLLSIKTGACPEDCKYCPQSARYTTDIEKERLMEVERVLDAAQKAKNAGSTRFCMGAAWKNPKERDMPHLTDMIKGVKGMGLETCMTLGMLTPDQAKQLATAGLDYYNHNLDTSPEFYGNIITTRTYQDRLDTLSHVRDAGMKICSGGIIGMGESANDRAGLLVELANLPVHPESVPINMLVKVKGTPLEEVDDVEPFDFIRLIAIARIMMPQSAVRLSAGRENMNEQMQALCFMAGANSVFYGCKLLTTPNPSEDKDMMLFNKLGINSQEVSQKPDEIEENELLDRVVERVAARPTKDDLFYDASV; from the coding sequence GTGGAAGTTCGTCATAACTGGACGCATGCTGAAGTGCGCGATCTCATGGAAAAACCGTTCATGGATCTGCTATTCGAAGCACAGCTTGTTCATCGTCAATACCAACAAACCAACCATGTTCAAGTAAGCACGCTTCTTTCGATTAAGACAGGTGCTTGTCCGGAAGATTGTAAGTACTGTCCTCAGAGTGCTCGTTACACCACAGATATCGAAAAAGAGCGTTTGATGGAAGTAGAACGCGTACTCGATGCTGCGCAAAAAGCGAAAAACGCGGGTTCTACTCGATTCTGTATGGGCGCAGCGTGGAAGAACCCGAAAGAGCGTGATATGCCGCACTTGACCGACATGATCAAAGGCGTGAAAGGCATGGGTTTAGAAACGTGTATGACATTAGGCATGTTGACGCCAGACCAAGCAAAGCAACTGGCAACTGCAGGTCTGGATTACTACAACCACAATCTAGATACGTCACCTGAGTTCTATGGCAACATCATTACCACACGTACTTATCAAGACCGTTTAGATACGCTTTCTCACGTGCGTGATGCTGGCATGAAGATTTGTTCTGGTGGCATCATCGGTATGGGTGAGAGTGCCAATGACCGAGCGGGCTTGTTGGTTGAATTAGCTAACTTGCCAGTGCACCCTGAAAGCGTGCCAATCAACATGCTGGTTAAGGTGAAAGGCACACCACTGGAAGAGGTGGACGATGTTGAGCCATTCGATTTTATTCGCTTGATTGCGATTGCGCGCATCATGATGCCTCAATCAGCGGTTCGTCTATCGGCTGGCCGTGAAAACATGAACGAACAAATGCAAGCGCTGTGTTTTATGGCGGGTGCAAACTCAGTCTTCTATGGCTGCAAACTTCTGACGACTCCAAACCCTTCTGAAGATAAGGACATGATGCTGTTCAATAAGCTCGGCATTAACAGCCAAGAAGTGTCTCAAAAACCTGATGAAATAGAAGAAAACGAGTTGCTGGATCGCGTGGTAGAGCGTGTTGCTGCTCGTCCAACAAAAGACGACCTTTTCTACGATGCCAGCGTTTAA